The following are encoded together in the Mesoterricola sediminis genome:
- the rpsK gene encoding 30S ribosomal protein S11, whose product MAKTQSKTAGKKVVKKKEKKNVPHGVAHIQASFNNTIISISDPMGNMLSWASSGNQNFRGTRKGTPFAAQIAAGVAAEAAKEQGIRSVDVRVKGPGAGRESAIRALNAAGISVTSIRDVTPIPHNGCRPPKRRRV is encoded by the coding sequence ATGGCAAAGACCCAGTCCAAGACCGCCGGCAAGAAGGTGGTCAAGAAGAAGGAAAAGAAGAACGTACCCCACGGCGTGGCGCACATCCAGGCCTCGTTCAACAACACGATCATCTCCATCTCCGACCCCATGGGGAACATGCTGAGCTGGGCTTCCAGCGGCAACCAGAACTTCCGGGGCACCCGGAAGGGCACGCCGTTCGCCGCCCAGATCGCCGCCGGGGTGGCCGCCGAGGCCGCCAAGGAGCAGGGCATCCGCAGCGTGGATGTCCGCGTGAAGGGCCCCGGCGCCGGCCGTGAGAGCGCGATCCGCGCCCTCAACGCCGCTGGCATTTCCGTGACGAGCATCCGCGACGTCACCCCCATCCCCCACAACGGCTGCCGGCCTCCCAAGCGGCGCCGGGTTTAA
- a CDS encoding adenylate kinase encodes MKVHILLGAPGCGKGTQAKRLVAKMSLIHLSTGDILRDAVSKGTEIGLRAKAIMASGKLVDDDTVNGLVFARLQNETGDVLFDGYPRTLAQAEALETFLSNRGLSLGYVIDIHVPEHALEARVVGRRVCSNNDCGAIYHLETRPPLKEGVCDVCGSPLKHRADDCSEAFRSRMAEFNTTFQPLQAHYKGTTHYRSVDGLRSPDEIHGTILDLFREQH; translated from the coding sequence ATGAAGGTTCACATTCTCCTCGGCGCCCCCGGTTGCGGCAAGGGGACCCAGGCCAAGCGCCTGGTCGCCAAAATGTCTTTGATTCACCTGTCTACGGGTGATATTCTGAGAGATGCCGTCTCGAAAGGGACGGAAATCGGCCTTCGGGCCAAGGCCATCATGGCCTCTGGCAAACTTGTGGACGACGACACGGTCAACGGTCTTGTTTTCGCGCGGCTGCAGAACGAAACCGGCGACGTGCTGTTCGATGGTTATCCACGCACCCTAGCTCAGGCTGAAGCCCTGGAGACCTTCCTCTCCAACCGGGGTCTCAGCCTTGGATACGTGATAGACATCCATGTCCCCGAGCACGCCCTCGAAGCGCGGGTGGTAGGCCGCAGGGTTTGCAGCAATAACGATTGCGGCGCCATCTACCACCTGGAGACAAGACCCCCCCTGAAGGAAGGCGTCTGCGACGTCTGCGGAAGTCCCCTGAAGCACCGGGCTGACGACTGCAGCGAGGCCTTCAGGTCCCGGATGGCGGAATTCAACACCACGTTCCAGCCCCTCCAGGCCCACTACAAGGGAACGACCCACTACCGCTCCGTGGACGGCCTCCGTTCGCCGGACGAGATCCACGGGACCATCCTCGACCTATTCCGGGAGCAGCATTGA
- the rpsM gene encoding 30S ribosomal protein S13, translating into MARIAGIDLPIAKRIEIALTYIYGIGRPKAQSILTRAKVDFSTKVRDLTEDEIGRIRRVITAEETVEGDLRKNIGMDIKRLMDIGCYRGLRHRKGLPVRGQRTHTNARTRKGKRKTVAGKKK; encoded by the coding sequence ATGGCACGCATCGCAGGTATCGATCTGCCCATCGCCAAGCGCATCGAGATCGCGCTCACCTACATCTACGGCATCGGGCGCCCCAAGGCGCAGAGCATCCTGACCCGGGCCAAGGTGGACTTCTCCACCAAGGTGCGGGACCTCACCGAGGACGAGATCGGTCGCATCCGCCGCGTCATCACCGCCGAGGAGACCGTGGAGGGTGACCTCCGCAAGAACATCGGCATGGACATCAAGCGTCTCATGGACATCGGCTGCTACCGGGGCCTCCGGCACCGCAAGGGCCTGCCCGTCCGTGGACAGCGCACGCACACCAACGCGCGGACCCGCAAGGGCAAGCGCAAGACCGTGGCCGGCAAGAAGAAGTAA
- the infA gene encoding translation initiation factor IF-1, with translation MSKEEAIELEATVVESLPNAVFRVELENKHQVLAHISGKMRKNFIRILPGDRVLVEVTPYDLTRGRIIYRFK, from the coding sequence TTGAGCAAAGAAGAAGCCATTGAGCTCGAAGCCACAGTGGTGGAGTCCTTGCCGAACGCCGTCTTCCGGGTGGAGCTCGAGAACAAGCACCAGGTCCTTGCCCACATCAGTGGCAAGATGCGGAAGAACTTCATCCGCATCCTCCCGGGGGACCGGGTCCTGGTGGAGGTCACGCCCTACGATCTGACCCGCGGACGCATCATCTACCGATTCAAGTAA
- the rplO gene encoding 50S ribosomal protein L15, with the protein MKLNELRPAEGAVKDRKRVGRGKGSGNGKTAARGEKGQKSRRGYSRQRGFEGGQMPLHRRLPKRGFTNVHAIKLQELGLDFLSANYAEGEVVCLESLRDKNLAEPKVGGIVVLKRGELTVKLTVVADRVTKGAREAILALGGTIQEPPCAKPAAE; encoded by the coding sequence ATGAAACTGAACGAACTCCGTCCCGCTGAAGGCGCGGTCAAGGACCGCAAGCGCGTCGGCCGCGGCAAGGGCTCCGGCAACGGCAAGACCGCCGCTCGCGGCGAAAAGGGCCAGAAGAGCCGCCGCGGCTACAGCCGCCAGCGCGGCTTCGAAGGCGGCCAGATGCCCCTCCACCGCCGCCTCCCCAAGCGCGGTTTCACCAACGTCCACGCGATCAAGCTGCAGGAACTGGGCCTGGACTTCCTCTCCGCGAACTACGCCGAGGGCGAGGTCGTGTGCCTGGAGTCCCTGCGCGACAAGAACCTGGCCGAGCCCAAGGTCGGCGGCATCGTCGTCCTCAAGCGCGGCGAGCTGACTGTTAAGCTGACGGTCGTCGCCGACCGGGTCACCAAGGGTGCCCGTGAAGCGATCCTGGCCCTTGGCGGCACCATCCAGGAGCCCCCCTGCGCCAAGCCGGCGGCTGAGTAA
- the secY gene encoding preprotein translocase subunit SecY → MEKLRQLFSNPELRKRLLFTLGLLVIYRLGVHVSVPGVNAEALAKNLGKAGDLLNVVDLFSGGAFKKFSVFALGITPYITASIVLQLMGAVVPTLENLQKKEGEAGRQKINQWTRYLTVGLAFIQGFGIASLAQSLGPDVVINPGMGFKLLCAWTLATGTIFVMWIGEQITDRGVGNGISLLIFAGIVAGLPKALETIGTMFTASLKNAGNVAPPGVFILLVAGMAVVVLAVVLVENAYRNIPIHYARRVDSSRMASQRSSYLPLKVNTAGVMPVIFASSVIFFPATIAQFTHWEWLAKASSYVSPQSHFWTYTPIFVGVVIFFAFFYTSIVFNPDETAENMKRSGGYIPGIRPGKETSVYMDSILSKLTFAGAVYLAVISIVPLIITNSMPGLNFYFGGTSLLIVVGVAMDTVAQLESYQVMRRYDGFLEKGRIRGGRLAKGGARS, encoded by the coding sequence ATGGAAAAGCTCCGTCAGTTGTTCTCCAACCCCGAACTTCGCAAGCGGCTCCTGTTCACCCTGGGGCTGCTGGTGATCTACCGGCTCGGGGTCCACGTCTCGGTGCCCGGCGTCAACGCCGAGGCCCTGGCCAAGAACCTGGGGAAGGCGGGGGACCTGCTGAACGTGGTCGACCTGTTCTCGGGCGGCGCCTTCAAGAAGTTCTCGGTGTTCGCCCTGGGCATCACCCCCTACATCACGGCCTCCATCGTGCTTCAGCTGATGGGGGCCGTGGTGCCCACCCTCGAGAACCTCCAGAAGAAGGAGGGCGAGGCGGGGCGCCAGAAGATCAACCAGTGGACCCGCTACCTCACGGTCGGCCTGGCCTTCATCCAGGGCTTCGGCATCGCCTCCCTGGCCCAGAGCCTGGGACCTGACGTCGTGATCAACCCGGGCATGGGCTTCAAGCTCCTGTGCGCCTGGACGCTGGCCACCGGCACGATCTTCGTGATGTGGATCGGCGAACAGATCACCGACCGCGGCGTGGGCAACGGGATTTCCCTCCTCATCTTCGCCGGCATCGTGGCGGGGCTGCCCAAGGCCCTCGAGACCATCGGGACCATGTTCACCGCGTCCCTCAAGAACGCGGGCAACGTGGCGCCTCCGGGCGTGTTCATCCTCCTGGTGGCCGGCATGGCCGTCGTCGTCCTCGCCGTCGTCCTGGTGGAGAACGCCTACCGGAACATCCCCATCCACTACGCCCGCCGGGTGGACTCCTCCCGGATGGCCAGCCAGCGCAGCTCGTACCTGCCCCTGAAGGTGAACACCGCCGGCGTCATGCCCGTGATCTTCGCCTCCTCGGTCATCTTCTTCCCCGCCACCATCGCCCAGTTCACCCACTGGGAGTGGCTGGCCAAGGCCTCGAGCTACGTCAGCCCCCAGAGCCACTTCTGGACCTACACCCCGATCTTCGTGGGCGTGGTGATCTTCTTCGCGTTCTTCTACACCTCCATCGTCTTCAACCCCGACGAGACCGCCGAGAACATGAAGCGGTCCGGCGGCTACATTCCCGGCATCCGGCCGGGCAAGGAGACGAGCGTCTACATGGACAGCATCCTGTCCAAGCTCACCTTCGCCGGCGCGGTCTACCTCGCCGTGATCTCCATCGTCCCCCTGATCATCACCAACAGCATGCCGGGCCTGAACTTCTACTTCGGCGGCACCTCCCTCCTCATCGTCGTGGGCGTGGCCATGGACACCGTGGCCCAGCTCGAGAGCTACCAGGTCATGCGTCGCTATGACGGCTTCCTGGAGAAGGGCAGGATCCGCGGGGGCCGGCTGGCCAAGGGAGGGGCGCGGTCATGA
- the rpsD gene encoding 30S ribosomal protein S4 codes for MARYQDAVCRLCRREGMKLYLKGERCFKEKCSFETRKGKIPGQHGAAKAKKPTGYALQLREKQKVKRIYGVLEKQFRLYFERADAKKGVTGHNLLSFLESRLDNVVFRLGFAPSRAAARQMVMHGHILVNGKRCDIPSYQTKSGQVISISARAQANDVVKSSVETAAGRGIPQWLTLDAAAFQGSVIAVPKREDVPLDINEQLIVELYSK; via the coding sequence ATGGCTCGTTACCAAGACGCCGTCTGCCGCCTCTGCCGCCGCGAGGGCATGAAGCTTTATCTCAAGGGTGAGCGCTGCTTCAAGGAGAAGTGCTCCTTCGAGACCCGCAAGGGCAAGATCCCCGGCCAGCACGGGGCCGCCAAGGCCAAGAAGCCCACGGGCTACGCCCTGCAGCTGCGCGAGAAGCAGAAGGTCAAGCGCATCTACGGCGTGCTCGAGAAGCAGTTCCGCCTCTATTTCGAACGCGCCGACGCCAAGAAGGGCGTGACCGGCCACAACCTGCTCTCCTTCCTGGAGAGCCGCCTGGACAACGTCGTCTTCCGGCTCGGGTTCGCCCCCAGCCGCGCCGCCGCCCGGCAGATGGTCATGCACGGCCACATCCTGGTCAACGGCAAGCGTTGCGACATTCCCAGCTACCAGACCAAGAGCGGCCAGGTCATCTCGATCTCCGCCCGGGCCCAGGCGAACGATGTCGTCAAGTCCTCCGTGGAGACCGCGGCCGGCCGTGGTATTCCCCAGTGGCTCACCCTCGACGCCGCCGCCTTCCAGGGCTCGGTGATCGCAGTTCCCAAGCGGGAAGATGTTCCTCTTGACATCAATGAGCAGCTGATCGTCGAACTCTACAGCAAGTAA
- a CDS encoding DNA-directed RNA polymerase subunit alpha produces MLNISDFQRPRFAEVTPGSKTGSYGEFVAYPFERGFATTCGHALRRVLLSSIQGAAVTNVRIKGVQHEFTALPGVWEDITHILLNLKEIPFKLHSSQPQIVTISHKGEGVVTSGSIRCNQNVEVMNPDVHIATLGEDGELEMEIQVSMGRGFVTADRNLDEKLGLGFIPLDSNHSPIVRVNYMVEPARVGHSTDFEKLTLQVWTNGTVDPKDAVSDSALILREHFLIFARQDEDAVEVEPGGAILTTEGVNGMLGKSVEELELSVRANNCLRNANITTIGELVQRTEAELMKTKNFGKKSLQEIKDELARIGLSLGMRIEQEV; encoded by the coding sequence ATGCTGAACATCAGCGATTTCCAGCGGCCGCGTTTCGCGGAGGTGACTCCGGGGTCCAAGACGGGCTCGTACGGCGAGTTCGTCGCCTACCCCTTCGAACGGGGCTTCGCCACCACCTGCGGGCATGCCCTGCGCCGCGTGCTGCTGAGCAGCATCCAGGGCGCCGCCGTGACCAACGTCCGCATCAAGGGCGTGCAGCACGAATTCACCGCGCTGCCCGGCGTGTGGGAAGACATCACCCACATCCTGCTCAACCTCAAGGAAATCCCCTTCAAGCTCCACTCCAGCCAGCCCCAGATCGTCACGATCAGCCACAAGGGCGAAGGCGTGGTGACCTCCGGCTCCATCCGCTGCAACCAGAACGTCGAGGTGATGAACCCCGACGTCCACATCGCCACCCTCGGCGAGGACGGCGAGCTGGAGATGGAGATCCAGGTCTCCATGGGCCGCGGGTTCGTCACGGCGGACCGCAACCTGGACGAGAAGCTGGGCCTCGGGTTCATTCCCCTGGATTCCAACCACAGCCCCATCGTCCGCGTGAACTACATGGTCGAGCCCGCCCGCGTCGGTCACAGCACCGATTTCGAGAAGCTCACCCTGCAGGTGTGGACCAACGGCACCGTCGATCCCAAGGACGCGGTGAGCGATTCCGCCCTGATCCTGCGCGAGCACTTCCTCATCTTCGCCCGTCAGGACGAGGATGCGGTCGAGGTCGAGCCGGGCGGCGCCATCCTCACCACCGAGGGCGTCAACGGCATGCTGGGCAAGTCGGTGGAGGAACTTGAGTTGAGCGTTCGGGCCAACAACTGCCTGCGCAACGCCAACATCACCACCATCGGCGAGCTGGTGCAGCGCACCGAGGCGGAGCTGATGAAGACCAAGAACTTTGGCAAGAAGTCGCTCCAGGAGATCAAGGACGAGCTCGCCCGCATCGGCCTCTCCCTCGGCATGCGCATCGAACAAGAAGTCTAA
- a CDS encoding uL30 family ribosomal protein — translation MSQLIGKQVILTLKRSTICTVPKHRAFVQTLGLKKVGETRECEYTPNVHGIVKRIPYLIDVTVKG, via the coding sequence ATGTCGCAGCTCATCGGAAAGCAGGTCATCCTGACCCTCAAGCGCTCCACCATCTGCACCGTGCCCAAGCACCGCGCCTTCGTCCAGACCCTGGGCCTGAAGAAGGTCGGGGAGACCCGGGAGTGCGAGTACACGCCGAATGTGCATGGCATCGTCAAGCGCATTCCCTACCTCATCGACGTCACGGTGAAGGGGTAA
- a CDS encoding adenylosuccinate synthase has translation MRGLSENLAILGLQWGDEGKGKLVDLLSARFKNVVRFQGGNNAGHTVVVEGQSIALHQVPSGALHPGCFLVVGSGVVLNLEVFLQELDRLRQRGFELTGRLLISDKAHIILPHHIALDRWREGGSNKIGTTGRGIGPAYEMKAARMGVRMGDLLHPETLQARISHGYQEVRHLLGPDAPLASLEETAAALLATAQPLLGMIGDIQDHLWQAWRRGESILFEGAQATLLDIDHGTYPFVTSSNCSIGGLFTGTGLPPKALSHVLGVAKAYTTRVGAGPMPSELLDATGDRIRDLGREFGTTTGRPRRCGWFDSVITRHACRVNGVDGLGLMKLDVLDGFDQVGLVVGYRDGEGRVTGRVPAMVEDWKEIQPEIKYFKGWTAPTRGIQDPAKLPAEAQVYLRALEESVETPIAYLSTGPDRVEGYVAPGSFLEPLLS, from the coding sequence ATGCGCGGTCTTTCCGAGAATCTGGCCATCCTGGGCCTGCAGTGGGGCGATGAGGGCAAGGGCAAGCTGGTGGACCTGCTGAGCGCCCGGTTCAAGAACGTCGTTCGCTTCCAGGGCGGCAACAACGCGGGGCACACCGTCGTCGTCGAGGGCCAGAGCATCGCGCTCCACCAGGTGCCCAGCGGCGCCCTCCACCCGGGTTGCTTCCTGGTCGTCGGCTCCGGCGTCGTCCTCAACCTGGAGGTCTTCCTCCAGGAACTGGACCGCCTCCGGCAGCGCGGCTTCGAGCTCACCGGCCGGCTCCTGATCTCCGACAAGGCCCACATCATCCTGCCCCACCACATCGCCCTGGACCGCTGGCGGGAGGGGGGCTCCAACAAGATCGGCACCACGGGCCGGGGCATCGGGCCCGCCTACGAGATGAAGGCCGCCCGCATGGGCGTGCGCATGGGCGACCTCCTGCACCCGGAGACCCTCCAGGCGCGCATCAGCCACGGCTACCAGGAGGTGCGCCACCTCCTGGGTCCGGACGCCCCCCTCGCCTCCCTGGAGGAGACGGCCGCCGCCCTCCTGGCCACCGCCCAGCCCCTGCTCGGCATGATCGGGGACATCCAGGACCACCTCTGGCAGGCCTGGCGCCGGGGCGAATCCATCCTCTTCGAGGGCGCCCAGGCGACCCTCCTGGACATCGACCACGGCACCTACCCGTTCGTCACCAGCTCCAACTGCTCCATCGGCGGCCTCTTCACCGGCACCGGCCTCCCCCCGAAGGCCCTGTCCCACGTCCTGGGCGTCGCCAAGGCCTACACCACCCGGGTCGGCGCGGGCCCCATGCCCAGCGAACTGCTGGACGCCACGGGCGACCGCATCCGGGACCTGGGCCGCGAATTCGGCACCACCACCGGGCGGCCCCGCCGCTGCGGCTGGTTCGACAGCGTCATCACGCGCCATGCCTGCCGGGTCAACGGCGTGGACGGCCTGGGCCTCATGAAACTGGACGTCCTGGACGGGTTCGACCAGGTGGGCCTCGTCGTCGGCTACCGCGACGGGGAGGGCCGGGTCACCGGCCGGGTTCCCGCCATGGTGGAGGACTGGAAGGAGATCCAGCCCGAAATCAAGTATTTCAAGGGCTGGACCGCCCCCACCCGCGGCATCCAGGACCCCGCCAAGCTGCCCGCCGAGGCCCAGGTCTACCTGCGCGCCCTGGAGGAGAGCGTGGAGACCCCCATCGCCTACCTCAGCACCGGCCCCGACCGGGTCGAGGGCTACGTGGCCCCCGGGAGCTTCCTGGAGCCCCTGCTCAGCTAG
- the rpmJ gene encoding 50S ribosomal protein L36 yields MKVRPSIKKLCEHCKVVRREGINRIICKKNPKHKQRQG; encoded by the coding sequence ATGAAAGTCAGGCCGTCTATCAAGAAGCTGTGCGAGCACTGCAAGGTGGTCCGCCGGGAAGGCATCAACCGGATCATCTGCAAGAAGAATCCCAAGCACAAGCAGCGCCAAGGCTAA
- a CDS encoding GxxExxY protein: MGRHWGEVDGEDHPHKEITQAIIGEAIEIQKALGHGLLEDPYKVCLAHSLRLAGHKVKREVFLDIEWRGLVVERAYRLDLLVDDLVVVEAKAEWRSACSSISVSGLSKTVESSG, from the coding sequence ATGGGAAGGCATTGGGGAGAGGTCGACGGGGAGGATCATCCGCACAAGGAGATCACCCAGGCCATCATCGGGGAGGCCATCGAGATCCAGAAGGCTCTGGGGCACGGACTCCTGGAAGATCCCTACAAGGTCTGTCTGGCGCACTCCCTGAGACTGGCCGGCCATAAGGTGAAGCGGGAGGTTTTCCTGGATATCGAGTGGAGGGGGCTTGTGGTTGAGCGGGCCTACCGGCTGGATTTGCTGGTTGACGACCTGGTGGTCGTGGAGGCTAAGGCGGAATGGAGGTCGGCCTGCTCCTCAATTTCCGTCAGTGGCCTTTCAAAGACGGTGGAATCAAGCGGGTGA
- the rpsE gene encoding 30S ribosomal protein S5 translates to MAYNAPETKPASQDAQQGEFKDQVIYVGRVTKVVKGGKNFSFSALVVVGDGAGKVGYGLGKALEVPSAIKKGIESAKRNMIKVPVSPNGSLPHPITGRFGSGSVLMKPAPEGTGIIAGAAVRAIMEAAGINNVLTKSLGSSNPHNVVRATFDGFKNLMDPYTVMNNRGLDQAEA, encoded by the coding sequence ATGGCTTACAACGCACCCGAAACCAAGCCCGCCTCCCAGGACGCCCAGCAGGGCGAGTTCAAGGACCAGGTCATCTATGTCGGCCGCGTCACCAAGGTCGTGAAGGGCGGCAAGAACTTCTCGTTCAGCGCCCTGGTCGTCGTCGGCGACGGCGCCGGCAAGGTCGGCTACGGCCTCGGCAAGGCCCTCGAAGTCCCCTCCGCCATCAAGAAGGGCATCGAGAGCGCCAAGCGCAACATGATCAAGGTCCCGGTCTCCCCCAACGGGAGCCTGCCGCACCCCATCACCGGCCGCTTCGGCTCCGGCTCCGTGCTGATGAAGCCCGCCCCCGAGGGCACCGGCATCATCGCGGGCGCCGCCGTCCGCGCCATCATGGAAGCCGCCGGCATCAACAACGTGCTCACCAAGAGCCTCGGTTCCTCCAACCCCCACAACGTGGTCCGCGCCACGTTCGACGGGTTCAAGAACCTCATGGATCCCTACACGGTCATGAACAACCGTGGTCTGGATCAGGCGGAGGCCTAA
- the rplQ gene encoding 50S ribosomal protein L17: MRHNCSGKRLGRTTNQRKALMKGLAISLVTHERLETTLVKAKELRKFVEPFITLGRKDTVANRRLAMARLGNKAAVEKLFNQEFVGRFTGRQGGYTRILKTDHRLGDAADMAIIELVDYVLPEPKEAEAAAE; this comes from the coding sequence ATGCGTCACAATTGTTCTGGCAAGCGCCTGGGCCGCACGACGAACCAGCGCAAAGCCCTCATGAAGGGTCTCGCCATCTCCCTCGTCACCCACGAGCGGCTCGAGACCACCCTGGTCAAGGCCAAGGAACTCCGGAAGTTCGTCGAGCCCTTCATCACCCTGGGCCGCAAGGACACCGTCGCGAACCGCCGCCTGGCCATGGCCCGGCTCGGCAACAAGGCCGCCGTCGAGAAGCTGTTCAACCAGGAGTTCGTCGGTCGTTTCACTGGCCGTCAGGGTGGCTACACCCGCATCCTGAAGACCGACCACCGCCTCGGCGACGCCGCGGACATGGCCATCATCGAGCTCGTGGACTACGTCCTCCCCGAGCCGAAGGAAGCCGAAGCCGCCGCGGAGTAA
- a CDS encoding transposase — protein MAELKFEVPEGTVEGLFSEPSGEGFRVLVEAVAQALINSQAEAHFGAPWNARGMERPNGYRNGYKSRGFQTVAGALDLSIPQARSGGFRPSLFDRWQRSERALLAACGEMVLAGVSNRNVSRLAESVVIDRVGREIGLGNDGGLAASGVPPLQIPAGLRRGARARSFSWMGLGPGAPPGAPAPLPAAAPRNPS, from the coding sequence ATGGCCGAGTTGAAGTTTGAGGTCCCCGAAGGGACTGTGGAAGGACTGTTTTCGGAACCGAGCGGGGAAGGCTTCCGGGTGCTGGTGGAAGCGGTGGCCCAAGCCCTGATCAACAGCCAGGCCGAGGCCCACTTCGGGGCCCCCTGGAACGCCCGCGGCATGGAGCGCCCCAACGGCTACCGGAACGGCTACAAGTCTCGGGGGTTCCAAACCGTGGCTGGTGCCCTGGATCTCTCGATTCCCCAGGCCCGGAGCGGCGGCTTCCGGCCCTCCCTTTTCGACCGGTGGCAGCGCTCCGAGCGTGCCCTGCTGGCGGCCTGCGGGGAGATGGTTCTGGCCGGCGTTTCCAACCGGAACGTGAGCCGCCTGGCAGAATCGGTCGTGATCGATCGTGTGGGTCGGGAAATTGGGCTAGGAAACGACGGGGGCCTGGCCGCCTCAGGGGTCCCGCCCCTTCAGATCCCCGCGGGGCTGCGGCGGGGCGCCAGGGCCCGGTCCTTCTCCTGGATGGGGCTGGGCCCGGGGGCTCCTCCCGGAGCGCCCGCGCCGCTTCCCGCGGCGGCGCCACGGAATCCCTCATGA